One genomic segment of Mycolicibacterium gilvum includes these proteins:
- the ftsY gene encoding signal recognition particle-docking protein FtsY, translating into MWRRLRCCSADAGSGVTGQTPCDNVTVSEGLWIAIAVIAVLLVVALVVGLVRYRRRQIKLSAPDTATPVDRSGGYTASSSITFTQSAPVKEPPAPPKEPQRPRRLDTTGLPAVGDDATIPRDAPKRPIADVRLPEPPVVEPAPAPAPPEPVAEPEPLPEIQVPEPVAEPEQVTEAPAPDIDAIAPTEGRLDRLRGRLAKSQNTLGRSMLGLIGGGDLDEDSWEEVEDTLLIADLGPVVTESVVTALRAKMASSKVRTEADARAVLREVLIAELQPDLDRAIRALPHADKPSVLLVVGVNGTGKTTTVGKLARVLVADGRRVVLGAADTFRAAAADQLQSWASRVGAQVVRGPEGADPASVAFDAVDTGIASGADVVVVDTAGRLHTKTGLMDELGKVKRVVSKRAEVDEVLLVLDATIGQNSLPQARVFAEAVDITGVVLTKLDGTAKGGIVFRVQQELGVPVKLVGLGEGPDDLAPFEPAAFVDALLG; encoded by the coding sequence ATGTGGCGCCGCTTGCGGTGCTGCAGCGCTGATGCGGGGTCGGGCGTCACCGGTCAGACCCCCTGCGACAATGTGACGGTGAGTGAGGGTCTCTGGATCGCGATCGCGGTCATCGCTGTTCTGCTGGTAGTCGCGCTCGTCGTCGGGTTGGTGCGGTATCGCCGCCGCCAGATCAAGCTGTCGGCTCCGGACACTGCCACTCCCGTCGATCGCTCGGGCGGCTATACCGCCTCGTCAAGTATCACGTTCACCCAGTCGGCGCCGGTGAAGGAACCGCCGGCTCCACCGAAGGAGCCGCAACGCCCACGGCGTCTGGACACCACCGGTCTACCCGCCGTCGGCGATGATGCCACCATTCCGCGCGATGCGCCGAAACGCCCCATCGCCGATGTCCGCCTGCCCGAACCGCCGGTCGTGGAGCCCGCGCCCGCTCCCGCGCCGCCGGAGCCCGTCGCAGAACCCGAGCCCCTCCCAGAAATCCAGGTCCCCGAGCCCGTCGCAGAGCCGGAGCAGGTCACCGAGGCGCCCGCTCCCGACATCGACGCGATCGCCCCGACCGAAGGCCGCCTGGACCGCCTGCGCGGACGCCTCGCCAAGTCTCAGAACACGCTGGGCCGCAGCATGCTCGGCCTCATCGGCGGCGGCGACCTCGACGAGGACTCGTGGGAAGAGGTCGAGGACACCCTGCTGATCGCCGACCTCGGGCCCGTGGTCACCGAGTCGGTCGTCACCGCGCTGCGGGCCAAGATGGCCAGCAGCAAGGTGCGCACCGAGGCCGATGCCCGCGCGGTGCTGCGCGAGGTGCTGATCGCCGAGCTGCAGCCTGACCTCGACCGTGCGATCAGGGCGCTGCCGCATGCCGACAAGCCGTCGGTGCTACTGGTCGTCGGGGTCAACGGCACCGGTAAGACGACGACGGTCGGCAAGCTCGCCCGGGTCCTGGTCGCCGACGGGCGCCGGGTCGTCCTGGGCGCCGCGGACACGTTCCGCGCCGCCGCCGCCGACCAACTCCAGTCCTGGGCATCGCGGGTCGGCGCGCAGGTGGTCCGAGGACCCGAGGGGGCCGACCCCGCGTCGGTCGCGTTCGACGCCGTCGACACCGGGATCGCCTCGGGTGCCGATGTGGTCGTGGTCGACACCGCGGGCCGGCTGCACACCAAGACCGGGCTGATGGACGAGCTGGGCAAGGTCAAGCGCGTGGTGAGCAAGCGGGCCGAGGTCGACGAGGTGCTGCTGGTGCTCGACGCGACGATCGGGCAGAACAGCCTCCCGCAGGCGCGGGTGTTCGCCGAGGCCGTCGACATCACGGGCGTCGTCCTGACGAAGCTGGACGGCACGGCCAAGGGCGGCATCGTGTTCCGGGTGCAACAGGAACTCGGGGTGCCGGTCAAGCTCGTCGGCCTCGGGGAGGGGCCCGACGACCTCGCCCCGTTCGAGCCCGCCGCGTTCGTCGACGCCCTGCTCGGCTGA
- a CDS encoding ammonium transporter, with product MLLALPDEAFLPFGPEGLSAGDTAWVLTSAALVLLMTPGLAFFYGGLSRQKSVLNMMMMSFGSMGVVSVIYVLWGYSMSFASAHTGESDFFGVFDNPFSLFGVSQLTEVREIGGVDTFVSGGFGTVPAIVWVAFQLTFAVITVALISGAVAERMKFGTWLVFGGIWVTLVYFPLAHMVWGGGLLSGAEDGIAAKLFGVDEEGAANVSPIDFAGGTVVHINAGMAALVLAILLGKRAGFGRTPYRPHNIPFVMLGAALLWFGWFGFNVGSEGAADMLAGSVWVNTTAATAAAMLGWLLVERIRDGHATSVGAASGIVAGLVAITPACGSLSAIGSLILGAVAGVLSALAIALKYKFGYDDSLDVVGVHLVAGLWGTIGIGFLALETGLFYGGGFEQLVVQIVIALVAVVFTAVMTAIIAFIVKPLGWRVSKEDEDTGIDETEHAETAYELA from the coding sequence GTGCTTTTAGCCTTGCCAGACGAAGCGTTTCTGCCGTTTGGGCCCGAGGGCCTGAGCGCCGGAGATACGGCGTGGGTGCTCACGTCGGCGGCGCTGGTGTTGCTCATGACACCGGGCCTGGCGTTCTTCTACGGTGGTCTGTCCCGCCAGAAGTCCGTCCTCAACATGATGATGATGTCGTTCGGCTCGATGGGCGTCGTCAGCGTCATCTACGTGCTGTGGGGATACTCGATGTCCTTCGCCTCAGCACACACCGGTGAGAGCGACTTCTTCGGGGTCTTCGACAATCCGTTCTCGCTCTTCGGCGTCAGCCAGCTGACCGAGGTCCGCGAGATCGGCGGTGTCGACACGTTCGTCTCCGGCGGCTTCGGCACGGTGCCCGCCATCGTCTGGGTGGCCTTCCAGCTCACCTTCGCCGTCATCACCGTCGCGCTGATCAGCGGTGCGGTGGCCGAGCGGATGAAGTTCGGCACCTGGCTGGTGTTCGGCGGCATCTGGGTCACGCTGGTGTACTTCCCTCTGGCGCACATGGTTTGGGGTGGCGGCCTGCTCTCGGGTGCCGAAGACGGCATCGCCGCAAAGCTTTTCGGCGTCGACGAGGAAGGCGCGGCCAACGTCTCGCCGATCGACTTCGCCGGTGGCACCGTGGTCCACATCAACGCCGGCATGGCGGCACTGGTTCTGGCGATCCTGCTCGGCAAGCGGGCCGGTTTCGGACGGACCCCGTACCGCCCGCACAACATTCCGTTCGTGATGCTGGGCGCCGCGCTGCTGTGGTTCGGCTGGTTCGGCTTCAACGTGGGCTCCGAAGGTGCCGCCGACATGCTGGCCGGCTCGGTGTGGGTGAACACCACCGCCGCCACCGCGGCAGCGATGCTGGGCTGGCTGCTCGTCGAGCGCATCCGGGACGGTCACGCCACCAGCGTGGGTGCCGCATCGGGCATCGTCGCCGGCCTGGTCGCGATCACACCGGCGTGTGGATCGCTGTCGGCGATCGGCTCGCTGATCCTCGGCGCCGTCGCCGGTGTCCTCTCGGCTCTCGCGATCGCGCTGAAGTACAAGTTCGGCTATGACGATTCGCTCGACGTCGTCGGCGTGCACCTCGTCGCAGGGCTGTGGGGCACCATCGGCATCGGTTTCCTCGCTCTTGAGACCGGCCTGTTCTACGGCGGCGGCTTCGAGCAGCTCGTCGTGCAGATTGTGATCGCACTGGTTGCCGTAGTGTTCACCGCAGTCATGACCGCCATCATCGCGTTCATCGTCAAGCCTCTGGGCTGGCGGGTGTCCAAGGAGGATGAGGACACTGGTATCGATGAGACCGAACACGCCGAAACGGCTTACGAGCTCGCCTGA
- a CDS encoding P-II family nitrogen regulator translates to MKLITAIVKPFTLEDVKTGLEQTGILGMTVSEVQGYGRQKGHTEVYRGAEYSVDFVPKVRVEVVVDDAAVDKVVDVIVQAARTGKIGDGKVWVSPVETVVRVRTGERGADAL, encoded by the coding sequence ATGAAGCTGATAACCGCGATCGTCAAGCCGTTCACGCTGGAAGATGTCAAGACCGGTCTCGAGCAGACGGGCATTCTGGGCATGACCGTCAGCGAGGTGCAGGGCTACGGTCGGCAGAAGGGCCACACCGAGGTCTACCGCGGTGCGGAGTACTCGGTGGACTTCGTGCCCAAGGTCCGCGTCGAGGTCGTCGTCGACGACGCCGCCGTCGACAAGGTGGTGGACGTCATCGTCCAGGCCGCGCGCACAGGCAAGATCGGTGACGGCAAGGTCTGGGTCAGCCCGGTCGAGACCGTGGTCCGGGTGCGCACCGGCGAGCGTGGGGCGGATGCCCTTTGA
- a CDS encoding [protein-PII] uridylyltransferase, giving the protein MKDSTSKPAAGASRWERPAAVSSRPATDLVAAAEQLLAGGARPLDSAALRDALLDLHDFWLTTKATEIGITATSGFAIVATGGLGRGELLPYSDLDLMLLHDNMPAEIVGEVAELLWYPLWDANIRLDHSVRTVPEALRVAGEDISAGLAMLEARHIAGDADLSSLLIGGARRQWRTGIAPRFEELVEHARARWQRSGEIAHRAEPDLKCGRGGLRDVQLLNALAIAQLADVYPSRSLASPTETLGEANLALLNVRTELHRVAGRGRELLLAQHADEIGASLRIGDRFDLARTLSDAARTVSYYVDAGIRTAANSLPRRGLASLRRPVRRPLDEGVIEFAGEVILARDARPERDPGLILRVAAASATTGLPIAGSTLSRLVEAAPELRTPWPRQALKDLLVMLAAGPSAVGTIEALDRTGLWGRLFPEWGAVRDLPPRDVVHIWTVDRHLVETVSRASAFTTRVSRPDLLLLGALVHDIGKGRGGDHSVIGAELAHQIGSRLGLWPSDIKILAQVVRHHLLLPHTATRRDLQDAATISAVVDALDGDPAVLELLHVLAEADSLATGPGVWGDWKASLLGELVRRCRMVMAGEPLPHPDPVDPRFISLAGQVGVHVELTPTDTPHIYQVTMIAPDSRGVLSKAAGVMALNSLRVHSASVNGHEGSAINSFVVSPRFGTPPAAELLRQQLILAIDGELDVMGALEKKEAESVATGRAGEVRAAVPINAPTAPPKVLWHEPSGSGHVVAEIRATDRTGLLAVLTRVFERAGVDIAWAKVTTMGSSVIDVFGIVLPAGEDAVRESLEKELLAVLPAPPQPKPVREEAS; this is encoded by the coding sequence ATGAAGGATTCGACATCGAAGCCCGCCGCCGGCGCCTCCCGTTGGGAGCGTCCGGCGGCGGTTTCGTCCCGTCCCGCAACAGATCTCGTCGCAGCCGCGGAGCAGCTGCTCGCAGGTGGCGCCCGGCCGCTCGACTCGGCCGCGTTACGCGACGCGCTCCTGGACCTGCACGACTTCTGGCTCACCACGAAGGCGACCGAGATCGGTATCACCGCCACCAGTGGCTTCGCGATCGTCGCGACCGGTGGTCTGGGCCGGGGTGAGCTGCTGCCGTACTCGGACCTGGATCTGATGCTGCTGCACGACAACATGCCGGCCGAGATCGTCGGCGAGGTTGCCGAGTTGCTCTGGTATCCGTTGTGGGACGCCAATATTCGACTCGACCACAGCGTCCGTACGGTGCCGGAGGCGCTTCGGGTGGCCGGTGAGGACATCTCTGCCGGGCTGGCCATGCTCGAGGCCCGCCACATCGCCGGGGACGCGGATCTGTCGTCGTTGCTCATCGGGGGCGCGCGACGGCAGTGGCGTACCGGAATAGCGCCCCGCTTCGAGGAACTCGTCGAGCACGCCCGGGCGCGCTGGCAGCGCAGTGGAGAGATCGCCCATCGTGCCGAACCGGATCTGAAGTGCGGCCGCGGCGGGCTGCGTGACGTGCAGCTGCTCAACGCGCTGGCGATCGCCCAACTCGCCGACGTCTATCCCAGCCGCTCACTGGCCTCGCCGACCGAAACCCTGGGCGAAGCCAACCTGGCCCTGCTCAACGTCCGCACCGAGCTGCACCGGGTGGCCGGCCGGGGACGCGAGCTGCTGCTGGCCCAGCACGCCGACGAGATCGGCGCCTCGCTGCGCATCGGCGACCGGTTCGACCTCGCGCGCACCCTGTCCGACGCAGCGCGCACCGTGAGTTACTACGTCGACGCCGGAATCCGCACTGCGGCAAACTCATTGCCACGGCGCGGGCTGGCCTCGCTGCGCCGGCCGGTGCGGCGCCCGCTCGACGAAGGGGTCATCGAATTCGCCGGCGAGGTGATCCTGGCGCGCGATGCCCGCCCCGAACGCGACCCCGGCCTGATCCTGCGCGTGGCCGCGGCGTCGGCGACCACAGGCCTGCCGATCGCAGGATCGACCCTGAGTCGGCTGGTGGAGGCCGCGCCGGAACTGCGCACGCCGTGGCCGAGGCAGGCGCTCAAGGACCTCCTGGTGATGCTCGCCGCGGGGCCGTCGGCGGTCGGCACCATCGAGGCGCTCGACCGCACCGGACTGTGGGGCCGGCTGTTCCCGGAATGGGGTGCCGTGCGCGACCTCCCGCCGCGCGACGTTGTCCACATCTGGACCGTCGACCGACATCTGGTCGAAACCGTCTCTCGAGCAAGTGCTTTCACCACCAGAGTGTCGCGTCCCGACCTGCTGCTGCTCGGTGCGCTGGTGCACGACATCGGCAAGGGGCGCGGCGGCGACCACAGCGTCATCGGCGCAGAACTGGCCCATCAGATCGGCAGCAGGCTCGGCCTGTGGCCGTCGGACATCAAGATCCTCGCTCAGGTCGTCCGGCATCATCTGCTGCTGCCCCACACCGCGACGCGGCGCGACCTGCAGGACGCGGCGACCATCTCCGCCGTGGTCGACGCACTCGACGGCGACCCGGCGGTGCTGGAACTCCTGCACGTGCTGGCCGAGGCCGACTCACTGGCCACCGGGCCGGGGGTGTGGGGCGACTGGAAGGCCTCGCTGCTCGGCGAGCTGGTCCGCCGCTGCCGCATGGTGATGGCCGGCGAGCCGCTTCCGCATCCCGATCCCGTTGATCCGCGGTTCATCTCGCTGGCCGGGCAGGTCGGCGTGCACGTCGAGCTGACGCCCACCGACACCCCGCACATCTATCAGGTGACGATGATCGCGCCGGACAGCCGAGGCGTGCTGTCGAAGGCCGCCGGGGTGATGGCCCTGAATTCCCTTCGGGTGCACTCGGCGTCGGTCAACGGTCACGAGGGTTCGGCGATCAACAGTTTCGTCGTCTCGCCGCGCTTCGGGACACCCCCTGCGGCGGAACTGCTGCGCCAGCAGTTGATCCTGGCCATCGACGGCGAGCTCGACGTGATGGGAGCCCTGGAGAAGAAGGAAGCCGAGAGCGTCGCCACCGGCAGGGCGGGAGAGGTCAGGGCAGCCGTCCCGATCAACGCTCCGACCGCGCCGCCGAAGGTGTTGTGGCATGAGCCCTCAGGCTCCGGACACGTCGTCGCGGAGATCCGGGCCACCGACCGGACGGGGCTGCTCGCGGTGCTCACCCGCGTCTTCGAGCGCGCCGGGGTGGACATCGCGTGGGCGAAGGTGACGACGATGGGCTCCTCGGTGATCGATGTGTTCGGGATCGTGCTGCCGGCCGGCGAGGACGCTGTCCGTGAGTCGCTGGAGAAGGAACTGTTGGCGGTGCTGCCCGCCCCGCCGCAGCCCAAACCGGTCCGCGAGGAGGCCAGCTGA
- the ffh gene encoding signal recognition particle protein, with the protein MFESLSDRLTGALSGLRGKGRLTDADIDATAREIRLALLEADVSLPVVRAFISRIKDRAKGVEVSAALNPAQQVVKIVNEELVAILGGETRQLAFARNPPTVIMLAGLQGSGKTTLAGKLAKWLKAQGHTPLLVACDLQRPGAVNQLQIVGERAGVHVFAPHPGVSPAGETIEQMTAHARSETAGAGDPVSVAAAGLAEARSKLYDVVIVDTAGRLGIDQELMAQAAAIRDAVNPDEILFVLDAMIGQDAVTTADAFREGVGFTGVVLTKLDGDARGGAALSVREVTGQPILFASAGEKLEDFDVFHPDRMASRILGMGDVLTLIEQAEQVFDAEQAEATAAKIGSGELTLEDFLEQMLAIRKMGPIGNLLGMLPGAGQMKDALAAVDDSQLDRVQAIIRGMTPQERADPKIINASRRLRIANGSGVTVAEVNQLVDRFFEARKMMSQMAGQMGMPFGRKNTRKAAKGKNKQAGKKKGGRGPTPPKNRNPLGAGMPGMAGLPPGFPDLSNMPKGLDELPPGLADIDLSKLKFPKN; encoded by the coding sequence GTGTTTGAATCTCTGTCCGACCGGTTGACCGGTGCCCTCTCGGGCCTGCGGGGCAAAGGTCGGCTGACCGATGCCGACATCGATGCCACCGCGCGCGAGATCCGACTGGCCCTGCTCGAGGCCGATGTCTCGCTGCCGGTCGTGCGGGCCTTCATCTCCCGCATCAAGGACCGCGCCAAGGGCGTCGAGGTGTCGGCCGCGCTGAACCCCGCGCAGCAGGTCGTCAAGATCGTCAACGAGGAACTCGTCGCGATCCTCGGCGGCGAGACCCGCCAGCTGGCGTTCGCCCGTAACCCACCGACGGTCATCATGCTGGCCGGTCTGCAGGGTTCCGGTAAGACGACGCTGGCCGGCAAGCTCGCGAAGTGGCTCAAAGCGCAGGGGCACACGCCGTTGCTCGTCGCGTGTGACCTGCAGCGTCCCGGTGCGGTGAACCAGCTGCAGATCGTCGGCGAGCGCGCCGGCGTGCACGTCTTCGCCCCACACCCGGGGGTGTCCCCGGCGGGCGAGACGATCGAGCAGATGACCGCGCACGCGAGGAGCGAAACAGCTGGGGCGGGTGACCCGGTCTCGGTCGCGGCGGCGGGCCTCGCCGAAGCCAGATCCAAGCTCTACGACGTGGTGATCGTCGACACCGCGGGCCGCCTCGGCATCGACCAGGAACTGATGGCCCAGGCCGCCGCGATCCGCGACGCCGTGAACCCCGACGAGATCCTGTTCGTCCTCGACGCGATGATCGGTCAGGACGCCGTGACCACCGCCGATGCGTTCCGCGAGGGCGTCGGCTTCACGGGCGTTGTGCTGACGAAGCTCGACGGTGACGCCCGCGGCGGTGCCGCGCTGTCGGTGCGCGAGGTCACCGGCCAGCCGATCCTGTTCGCGTCGGCGGGGGAGAAGCTGGAGGACTTCGACGTCTTCCACCCCGACCGGATGGCCAGCCGGATCCTTGGCATGGGCGACGTGCTCACCCTCATCGAGCAGGCGGAGCAGGTCTTCGACGCCGAGCAGGCGGAGGCGACCGCGGCCAAGATCGGCAGTGGAGAACTCACCCTCGAGGACTTCCTCGAACAGATGCTCGCGATCCGCAAGATGGGTCCGATCGGCAACCTGCTCGGGATGCTGCCCGGCGCCGGGCAGATGAAGGACGCGCTGGCCGCCGTCGACGACAGCCAGCTCGACCGCGTGCAGGCGATCATCCGGGGCATGACACCGCAGGAGCGCGCGGATCCGAAGATCATCAACGCGTCGCGCCGGTTGCGGATCGCGAACGGGTCCGGGGTCACCGTCGCCGAGGTGAACCAGCTCGTCGACCGCTTCTTCGAGGCCCGCAAGATGATGTCGCAGATGGCCGGCCAGATGGGTATGCCGTTCGGCCGCAAGAACACTCGCAAGGCGGCCAAGGGTAAGAACAAGCAGGCGGGCAAGAAGAAGGGCGGCCGCGGCCCCACTCCGCCGAAGAACCGCAATCCGCTCGGCGCGGGCATGCCCGGGATGGCGGGGCTGCCGCCCGGGTTCCCGGATCTGTCGAACATGCCCAAGGGGCTCGACGAATTGCCGCCGGGGCTGGCCGACATCGACCTGTCGAAGCTGAAGTTCCCGAAGAACTGA
- a CDS encoding amidohydrolase family protein: protein MDGTPLHVRGRSLPDGEPVEWWIVGGRLSADPVAGAETVFGADGDGGWVLPGLVDAHCHVGLGPGGPTGLDEAIGQAETEREVGALLLRDAGSPVDTRSLDDRADLPRIIRAGRHLAKPKRYIPGLPIDIEDESQLPEYVVQQARFGDGWVKLVGDWIDRGIGDLAPLWSDEVLEAAIAAAHANGARVTAHVFGEDALPGLIKAGIDCIEHGTGLTEDSIGLMVEYGTALVPTLINIENFPGIAEAAGKYPTYARHMRDLYASCRDRVAAARDAGIPIFAGTDAGGMIAHGRIADEVEALKGIGMTPTEALGAACWDAREWLRRPTLRHGASADLVCFTEDPLTGAEVLANPTRVILRGVVY from the coding sequence GTGGACGGCACGCCGCTGCACGTGCGCGGTCGCAGCCTGCCCGACGGCGAACCCGTCGAGTGGTGGATCGTCGGAGGCAGGCTCAGCGCCGACCCGGTGGCCGGTGCGGAGACCGTGTTCGGCGCCGACGGGGACGGCGGCTGGGTGCTGCCCGGGCTGGTCGACGCGCACTGCCACGTCGGTCTGGGACCCGGTGGTCCGACCGGTCTCGACGAGGCCATCGGTCAGGCTGAGACCGAACGCGAGGTGGGCGCGCTGCTGCTGCGCGACGCCGGCTCGCCCGTCGACACCCGCAGCCTCGACGATCGTGCGGACCTGCCCCGGATCATCCGGGCCGGTCGGCACCTGGCCAAGCCGAAGCGCTACATCCCGGGTCTGCCCATCGACATCGAAGACGAATCGCAGCTGCCCGAGTACGTCGTGCAGCAAGCCCGCTTCGGCGACGGCTGGGTGAAGCTGGTCGGGGACTGGATCGACCGCGGCATCGGCGACCTGGCGCCGCTGTGGTCCGACGAGGTGCTGGAGGCGGCCATCGCCGCCGCGCACGCCAACGGGGCTCGCGTCACGGCGCACGTGTTCGGCGAGGACGCGCTGCCCGGTCTGATCAAGGCCGGCATCGACTGCATCGAACACGGCACCGGGCTGACCGAGGACTCGATAGGTCTGATGGTCGAGTACGGCACGGCGCTGGTGCCCACCCTGATCAACATCGAGAACTTTCCGGGCATCGCCGAGGCCGCGGGCAAGTACCCGACCTACGCCAGACACATGCGTGACCTCTATGCATCGTGCCGCGACCGGGTGGCGGCCGCGCGCGACGCCGGCATTCCGATCTTCGCGGGAACCGACGCCGGCGGCATGATCGCCCATGGCCGCATCGCCGACGAGGTCGAGGCACTCAAGGGCATCGGTATGACGCCGACCGAGGCCCTCGGCGCGGCGTGCTGGGACGCTCGCGAATGGCTCCGGAGGCCGACTCTGCGGCACGGCGCGTCAGCGGATCTGGTGTGCTTCACCGAGGATCCCCTCACCGGTGCAGAGGTGCTCGCCAACCCGACCAGGGTGATCCTGCGCGGGGTCGTCTACTAG
- a CDS encoding D-alanyl-D-alanine carboxypeptidase family protein, protein MRRRLTGLAFALGALLTASVSVAAPGVAQPAAQPAAAQPIPDGPAKAWLVADLDTGRVLASKDPYGTYAPASTIKVLLAMTVLDHLRPDSFARANESHTKIECSCAGLTPGQAYTTAQLVSAILMVSGNDAATMLGDMLGGQRVAVAAMNRKAALVGARSTKASSTSGLDGPGWESVTTPHDLAVIMRAALKYPLIAQIMRSPTAPFPGKTLHNQNELLSRYPGDLGGKTGFTNLARKTYVGAAQRGNRRLVVVQMYGTGDLYGQAMQLLDYGFSQP, encoded by the coding sequence GTGCGAAGACGACTCACGGGGCTGGCGTTCGCCCTCGGCGCGCTGCTGACCGCCTCCGTGTCGGTCGCCGCACCGGGCGTCGCCCAGCCCGCGGCCCAACCCGCGGCGGCGCAGCCGATTCCGGACGGACCCGCCAAGGCGTGGCTTGTTGCCGACCTGGACACCGGAAGGGTGCTGGCGAGCAAGGACCCGTACGGCACCTACGCTCCGGCCAGCACCATCAAGGTGCTGCTGGCGATGACGGTGCTCGACCACCTGCGGCCCGACAGTTTCGCGCGGGCCAACGAATCCCACACGAAGATCGAATGTTCGTGTGCCGGGCTCACACCCGGTCAGGCGTACACCACCGCCCAGCTCGTCTCGGCGATCCTGATGGTGTCGGGCAACGACGCGGCCACCATGCTCGGCGACATGCTGGGCGGTCAGCGGGTCGCTGTGGCCGCGATGAACCGCAAGGCCGCACTCGTCGGTGCCCGCTCCACCAAGGCATCCTCGACGTCCGGGCTCGACGGACCCGGATGGGAGTCGGTCACCACGCCGCACGATCTCGCGGTCATCATGCGGGCGGCGCTGAAGTATCCGCTGATCGCCCAGATCATGCGATCGCCGACCGCGCCGTTCCCCGGCAAGACCCTGCACAACCAGAACGAACTGTTGAGCCGCTACCCGGGTGACCTGGGTGGCAAGACCGGGTTCACCAACCTCGCCCGCAAGACCTACGTCGGCGCCGCGCAACGCGGAAACCGCCGACTTGTCGTGGTGCAGATGTACGGCACCGGCGATCTCTACGGGCAGGCGATGCAGCTGCTGGACTACGGATTCAGCCAGCCGTAA
- a CDS encoding D-alanyl-D-alanine carboxypeptidase family protein: MTRLLASLGAALCLILAGSGVVSPTASAVPVTGIVQPAGSVPVPDGPAQAWVLADMDTGAVLAARQENGRFAPASTIKILLAMVVLDELPLDATVVANEADTRVECNCAGVAPGTTYTTRQLLEGLLLVSGNDAANTLATMLGGRHAAVAKMNAKAAGLGAHGTRAGSPSGIDGPGIDIWSTPRDLAVLFRAAMAYPVFAQITAQPTAVFPTKSGDVVLVNQDEMLHRYPGTFGGKTGYTDLARKTFVAGASRNGRHLVVAMMYGLVTEGGPTYWDQASALLDWGFALGPNAGVSRL, translated from the coding sequence ATGACAAGGCTTCTCGCGTCCCTGGGGGCGGCGCTGTGCCTGATCCTCGCGGGTTCCGGGGTCGTCTCCCCGACCGCGTCGGCGGTGCCGGTGACCGGGATCGTGCAACCCGCCGGCTCTGTTCCCGTTCCCGACGGACCCGCGCAGGCCTGGGTCCTCGCCGACATGGACACCGGTGCCGTCCTGGCCGCACGGCAGGAGAACGGGCGATTCGCCCCGGCGAGCACCATCAAGATCCTGCTCGCGATGGTCGTGCTCGACGAGCTGCCGCTGGACGCCACCGTGGTGGCGAACGAGGCCGACACCCGGGTCGAGTGCAACTGCGCCGGCGTCGCGCCCGGCACGACCTACACGACGCGCCAGCTGTTGGAAGGACTGCTGCTGGTGTCGGGCAACGACGCCGCCAACACGCTGGCCACCATGCTTGGTGGACGCCACGCCGCGGTGGCGAAGATGAATGCCAAGGCCGCGGGTCTGGGCGCCCACGGCACCCGCGCCGGCTCACCGTCGGGAATCGACGGACCCGGCATCGACATCTGGTCCACCCCGCGCGATCTGGCGGTGCTGTTCCGCGCCGCGATGGCCTACCCGGTGTTCGCCCAGATCACCGCACAGCCGACGGCCGTGTTCCCGACGAAGTCCGGCGATGTCGTGCTGGTGAACCAGGACGAGATGCTGCACCGCTACCCCGGCACGTTCGGCGGCAAGACCGGCTACACCGATCTGGCCCGCAAGACGTTCGTCGCCGGCGCCTCCCGCAACGGCAGGCATCTGGTGGTCGCCATGATGTACGGGCTGGTCACAGAGGGCGGGCCGACGTACTGGGACCAGGCGTCGGCACTGCTGGACTGGGGATTCGCGCTGGGCCCGAACGCAGGCGTCAGCCGGCTGTAG
- a CDS encoding nuclear transport factor 2 family protein, translated as MMTLEEISDRLEIQQLLIDYSTAIDAKRFDDLDSVFTADAYIDYRVSGGVDGRFPEVKAWLAEVLPNFPAYYHMLGNVDVRLGSDGNTATSRAICFNPMVMGGDAGQIYFVGIWYVDEFVRTEAGWRMSRRVEEKAFDKLV; from the coding sequence ATGATGACCCTCGAGGAGATCTCGGACCGGCTTGAGATCCAGCAACTGCTCATCGATTACTCCACAGCGATCGACGCCAAGCGTTTCGACGATCTCGACTCGGTGTTCACCGCCGACGCCTACATCGACTACCGGGTCAGCGGCGGCGTCGACGGCCGCTTCCCGGAGGTGAAGGCGTGGCTCGCCGAGGTGCTGCCGAACTTCCCCGCGTACTACCACATGCTCGGCAACGTCGACGTGCGCCTCGGCTCCGACGGGAACACCGCGACCTCCCGGGCGATCTGCTTCAACCCGATGGTGATGGGCGGCGATGCCGGCCAGATCTACTTCGTCGGGATCTGGTACGTCGACGAGTTCGTCCGCACCGAGGCGGGCTGGCGGATGAGCAGGCGCGTCGAGGAGAAGGCGTTCGACAAGCTGGTGTGA